Genomic segment of Cronobacter dublinensis subsp. dublinensis LMG 23823:
TCAGAATATCGGCACCGGTGGACGTTGCGCGCACGCGCGGGTTGAACAGGCGACGCTTCAGCAGCAGCAGACCGCCGACCAGCGTCATCGCCCCGAAGATGCCGCCTGCGATCATCGCCAGCTGCTGTTTCACGGCGATAGGCAGGAACGATTCATACATCCAGTGCGGTGTCAGCATCCCGAAGAGATGACCGAAGAAAATCCCGAGAATACCGAAATGAAACAGGTTCGAGGCCAGGTTCATCCCTTTACGATCCAGCATCTGACTGGAGGCGGCGCGCCAGGTGTATTGCCCGTAGTCGTAACGCAGCCAGCTACCGACCAGAAAGACCGTACCGGCGATGTACGGGTAGATACTAAAGAAGAACATATTCAGGAAGTGCATTATTGCTGTCCTCCGGCAGTGATATTCAGATATTGCGGCGCCACCGCGCCAGCGAAACGGCGCTGATGCGCGGCGATGTCAGACTCTGCGCAGCCCTGGTCGGCGAAGAATTTCACCTGCTCTTCCTCCCAGACGGCGTCCAGCGCCTGCGGCGTGTCGTCGCGCGCCTCGTCGGCGATGGTCTCGCTCACCCTGCGCGTATCGACCTGCGCCTCAGAGAGCGCTATCAGCAGGTCAAACAGCACGGCATAGCGGCTTTCGCGCTGTTTCAGGCGCGCGCCGAGCAACGCCAGGATCGGCGCGATATCCTGCAGGCCGTTAACGGCTTCCTGCGCGGGTAGCTGCGCCAGATATTCCAGATACAGCGGCAGATGGTCCGGCAGCTCGCGGCTGTCCAGCACCAGACCCGCGCGTTCATATTGCGCCAGCAGATCCACCATCGCCTGGCCGCGATCGCGCGATTCGCCATGCACATGTTCGAACAGCAGCAGCGAGGTGGCACGCCCACGGTCGAACAGCTCGCTGTACGCCGCCTGGGCGTCCAGCAAATCCTCCTGCAACAGATCGCGGATAAAGACGCCCAGATGATGGGCGTTTTGCAGTGACAGCTGTTCCGTGCCGGCCAGCGCGTCAAACAGCTCCTGCTGATGCTGCCACAGGGCAGCATCCGGGTACTCCAGCAGGCGGGAGATCATCAGCAGTTCAGTCATTGGCGCGGCTCCGTTTTCACCGTTACGTCGATAGCGTCGATGCGGCGGCTGTTGAACAGGTTGAATTTGGTGTCCGAACCGTGGCAGCCGTCGCCAAAGCTAAAGCCGCAGCCGTTGCGTTCCGGGAACGCGTCACGCGCCAGTTCGCGATGGCTTGACGGCACCACGAAGCGGTCTTCGTAGTTGGCGATCGCCAGGTAGCGATACATCTCCTGCGCCTGCGCTTCGCTCAGCCCCACCTCTTCCAGCGCGCGGACATCATTCACGCCGTCGACGGTTTCCGCTCGTTTGTAGTGGCGCATCGCCAGCATACGTTTGAGCGCCAGCAGCACCGGCGCGGTATCGCCGGCGGTCAGCAGGTTCGCCAGATATTGCACCGGAATACGCAGGCTCTCGACATCCGGCAGAATGCCGTTGCGGCCAAGCTCGCCCGCGTCGGCGGCGGACTGGATCGGCGACAGGGGCGGCACATACCAGACCATCGGCAGCGTGCGGTATTCCGGGTGCAGCGGGAGCGCCAGCTTCCAGTCCATCGCGAGTTTCCAGACCGGCGACTGCTGC
This window contains:
- the narI gene encoding respiratory nitrate reductase subunit gamma, whose protein sequence is MHFLNMFFFSIYPYIAGTVFLVGSWLRYDYGQYTWRAASSQMLDRKGMNLASNLFHFGILGIFFGHLFGMLTPHWMYESFLPIAVKQQLAMIAGGIFGAMTLVGGLLLLKRRLFNPRVRATSTGADILILALLMAQCTLGLITIAFSAQHMDGSEMMKLVGWAQSVVTFRSGAAEHLDGVAFIYRVHLVLGMTLFLVFPFTRLVHVWSAPVEYLTRKYQVVRARR
- the narJ gene encoding nitrate reductase molybdenum cofactor assembly chaperone, producing MTELLMISRLLEYPDAALWQHQQELFDALAGTEQLSLQNAHHLGVFIRDLLQEDLLDAQAAYSELFDRGRATSLLLFEHVHGESRDRGQAMVDLLAQYERAGLVLDSRELPDHLPLYLEYLAQLPAQEAVNGLQDIAPILALLGARLKQRESRYAVLFDLLIALSEAQVDTRRVSETIADEARDDTPQALDAVWEEEQVKFFADQGCAESDIAAHQRRFAGAVAPQYLNITAGGQQ